From the Argopecten irradians isolate NY chromosome 13, Ai_NY, whole genome shotgun sequence genome, one window contains:
- the LOC138305572 gene encoding uncharacterized protein, with protein MDVGFYRTCGDNVRTKDSERSATWSHTYSGGILFSKHCLRYGETVNIEITGNGHAAIGFTQNDPRHISCIKNAVLTNDIKLLTNVRTLQRAGTIKLRAYEDHVNITCNGCSVENDRDSTQPVWLVINLKFGNVQANMFTRENHPLQFHNVTGENIDLMDKESRSARLKVENPASVCCLARRIYPGQGLMLKVRPLQERGRIPSRFHLTLGMSTLKPEELRIGDPESFTVCEKVKKPKRWRHMKRFEDEIVDGKRRNRCTGYLQVMVTPDGEVKYAHSSDVYGHVTVPTSKLESGVLIVFELFRVTLDITKTFDLEVYDYADINFGQFDKRKPSLKPSAHVHRHDTGYVEFQPQFRELVTKVPSNAL; from the exons ATGGACGTCGGTTTCTACAGAACATGTGGCGACAACGTGAGAACCAAGGACAGTGAGAGAAGCGCCACCTGGAGTCACACTTATTCTGGAGGGATTCTCTTCAGCAAGCATTGTCTTCGTTACGGAGAAACGGTTAACATAGAAATTACCGGAAATGGCCACGCCGCCATTGGATTTACCCAGAATGACCCGCGGCACATTAGCTGCATTAAAAACGCTGTTTTGACCAACGATATTAAACTCCTGACGAATGTACGCACGCTACAAAGAGCGGGCACAATTAAACTGCGTGCGTATGAGGACCACGTGAACATCACTTGCAACGGCTGTTCTGTAGAAAACGACAGAGATTCGACTCAACCAGTGTGGCTTGTTATCAACCTCAAGTTTGGGAACGTTCAGGCTAATATGT TCACAAGGGAAAATCATCCGCTGCAGTTCCATAACGTAACAGGAGAGAATATCGATCTAATGGACAAGGAGAGCCGATCAGCTAGACTTAAAGTGGAGAACCCGGCGTCCGTCTGCTGTCTCGCGCGCAGAATATATCCGGGTCAAGGTCTAATGCTCAAGGTCAGACCACTGCAGGAGCGAGGCAGGATTCCGAGTAGATTTCATCTTACGCTAGGAATGTCTACGTTAAAACCAGAGGAACTCCGAATTGGTGACCCTGAATCGTTTACTGTATGTGAAAAGGTTAAGAAGCCCAAACGATGGCGGCACATGAAGCGGTTTGAGGACGAGATTGTGGACGGGAAGCGACGGAACAGATGCACGGGCTACCTACAGGTGATGGTGACCCCGGACGGCGAGGTCAAGTACGCGCATTCCTCTGATGTTTATGGTCACGTGACTGTCCCCACAAGCAAGCTTGAGTCTGGTGTATTAATAGTTTTCGAACTTTTCCGAGTCACACTCGACATAACGAAAACATTCGACTTAGAGGTGTACGACTACGCTGATATCAACTTCGGACAATTCGACAAGCGGAAACCGAGCCTCAAACCGTCTGCGCATGTGCATCGACATGATACGGGGTACGTGGAATTCCAGCCCCAATTCAGAGAACTTGTAACAAAGGTGCCATCAAACGCATTATAA